In one window of Calypte anna isolate BGI_N300 chromosome 1, bCalAnn1_v1.p, whole genome shotgun sequence DNA:
- the LOC115597900 gene encoding sushi domain-containing protein 3-like, whose translation MKGQRFGKCTTLCLLLWGCLSFPWSDAVGSGTASPRVGHVKKGLPRDIANGTDPHSNISAPCTALPPPRHGHYYVDKGSGVSLGSVLVYWCQEGYQLVGSERLSCLRRESASSWSHPPPHCQVAPQPSATGSRAAVAASLVSGAVILALSVSFAVCCWRDRARRSRGRQQHRRKVRGGWKHDPSAPERRRNAFGRLKHYHRRDYHLSAHSSCVFPGAFSGPSNLAFQRSPENLPKLPLQSWDPEALILPQLILQPGTPLISTRPNQPPHSRLLPAMPCPADLPRNLLPLYYRSYE comes from the exons ATGAAGGGACAAAGGTTTGGGAAATGCACCACCCTTtgcctgctgctctggggctgcctgAGCTTTCCCTGGAGTGATGCTGTGGGGTCCGGGACCGCCTCGCCCAGGGTAGGACACGTGAAAAAGGGGCTGCCCAGAGACATTGCCAACGGGACCGATCCGCACAGCAACATCTCAG caccctgcacgGCTCTCCCACCACCACGCCATGGACACTACTATGTGGACAAAGGCTCAGGAGTTTCCTTGGGCTCGGTCCTTGTGTACTGGTGCCAGGAGGGGTACCAGCTGGTGGGCAGCGAGAGGCTGTCCTGTCTCCGCCGCGAGAGCGCATCGTCCTGGAGCCACCCTCCACCCCACTGCCAGG TCGCCCCCCAGCCCTCGGCCACCGGATCCCGCGCCGCGGTGGCCGCTTCGCTGGTGAGCGGGGCCGTGATCCTGGCACTCTCCGTCTCCTTCGCCGTCTGCTGCTGGCGGGATAGGGCGAGGAGAAGCCGAGGGAG gcagcagcacaggaggaaaGTCAGAGGAGGATGGAAACATGACCCTTCTGCCCCCGAGAGGAGGAGGAATGCTTTTGGGAGGCTGAAGCACTACCACCGGCGGGATTACCACCTCTCAGCCCACTCCAGCTGCGTGTTCCCAGGGGCATTCTCAGGCCCCAGTAACCTGGCTTTCCAAAG GAGCCCAGAAAACTTGCCAAAGCTGCCCCTACAAAGCTGGGACCCTGAAGCACTCATCTTACCCCAGCTGATATTACAGCCTGGGACACCACTTATCAGCACCAGGCCCAACCAGCCACCCCACAGCAGACTGCTGCCTGCCAtgccctgccctgcagaccTCCCGAGGAACCTGCTCCCCCTCTACTACAGAAGCTACGAGTAA